A stretch of Henckelia pumila isolate YLH828 chromosome 4, ASM3356847v2, whole genome shotgun sequence DNA encodes these proteins:
- the LOC140866952 gene encoding F-box protein At1g10780 translates to MESLPDAIVQQILSLISNAKDVASCNCVSKRWKDSLPYLRSLIFPRNLFDTLTSGNTPDAIVRQMVLSVVKLEELVVYCPFSSSGLASWLSIAGPSLKNLELRMDNIIEQQTSTEIPSKLDCIKAASNLESLKLWGVLMVYSPKWDVFHRLKNLEIVGARLEEHPLSVALHACPNLSQLLLLGCEGLRYVSIENPHLEQCKLDFFGVGNCSLTINSTKLASLEVQGCSFIRVRETRFLTNLSIANNSGRVYTVDFGKLVALETLSIRGVQWCWDAISTMLQMASEVKHLYMKVEFTGDSETLLPFPEIDLVDFFNCHPKLQTFDIHGAMFAALCQKNSLKNVDSRFSIPCLEQVVVTVRSPLNAEQKMSTLDSLIKYAKNLRKMTIKILQMKSSHSSADDFFEDICRFRYMNRKIVWIE, encoded by the exons ATGGAGTCGCTACCTGATGCTATAGTCCAACAAATTTTATCCCTAATCAGCAATGCTAAGGATGTAGCCTCTTGCAACTGTGTCTCCAAGAGATGGAAAGATTCATTGCCCTATTTGAGGAGTTTAATTTTCCCCAGAAATCTTTTTGACACTCTCACCAGTGGAAACACTCCTGATGCCATAGTGAGACAAATGGTTTTGTCAGTTGTTAAGCTAGAGGAACTCGTGGTTTATTGCCCATTTTCGAGTTCCGGCCTTGCGTCATGGCTATCAATAGCAGGACCCTCGTTGAAGAACCTTGAGCTCCGAATGGATAATATAATTGAACAGCAGACTTCTACTGAAATCCCTTCCAAGTTGGATTGCATCAAAGCAGCTTCAAATCTGGAGTCTCTTAAACTTTGGGGTGTTTTAATGGTCTATTCTCCAAAATGGGATGTTTTTCATAGGCTAAAAAATCTTGAAATAGTTGGTGCTAGGTTGGAAGAACACCCGCTTTCTGTTGCTCTTCATGCTTGTCCTAATTTGAGCCAGCTTTTGCTTCTTGGTTGTGAAGGGTTGAGATATGTTTCCATTGAGAATCCTCATCTTGAACAGTGCAAGCTTGATTTTTTTGGAGTAGGCAACTGCTCGCTCACAATCAACTCAACAAAGCTTGCATCGCTTGAAGTTCAGGGCTGTAGTTTTATCAGGGTTCGTGAAACTCGATTCTTAACAAATCTCTCCATTGCCAACAATTCAG GAAGAGTTTATACGGTGGATTTTGGGAAACTGGTGGCATTGGAAACATTGTCCATTAGGGGTGTGCAATGGTGCTGGGATGCGATTAGCACGATGCTCCAAATGGCAAGTGAGGTTAAGCACCTCTACATGAAGGTCGAATTTACCGGTGATTCCGAGACACTTCTCCCCTTTCCAGAGATTGACTTAGTCGACTTTTTTAATTGCCATCCAAAGCTTCAAACCTTTGACATTCATGGTGCCATGTTTGCTGCTCTTTGCCAGAAGAACAGCCTGAAAAAT GTAGACTCTAGGTTTTCGATTCCATGCCTCGAGCAGGTCGTGGTGACTGTAAGATCGCCATTAAATGCTGAACAAAAGATGAGTACGTTGGATTCACTGATAAAGTATGCTAAGAATTTAAGAAAGATGACAATAAAGATTCTTCAGATGAAGAGCAGCCACAGCAGTGCTGATGATTTCTTTGAGGACATTTGCAGATTCAGATACATGAATCGCAAGATTGTTTGGATCGAATAG
- the LOC140864949 gene encoding uncharacterized protein: MARISYPSIFFLDQTSMEPTGTIVFTSVDRPYYGFDIFSVHLPSLTEDRLTDGVSINFNGQFAAESVAGLVYISERTGSARIYLKRAGDSVPEQLHSPPESLFHDRPAIRNGRLYFISTHEPPDKPFRSWSALYSTELGVKSPPPPLVQRLTPYGCVDYSPSISRSGKLIAVASYGSRRWGGEFHHLRTDIVVFPETQPSKRVVLCQNGGWPTWGGDSVVYFHRKVDDGWWSIFRVDFPQNFEESTTILAPVRITPPGVHCFTPAAMHTDLGRIAVATRRKGNNYRHIEIFELESQKFYPVTELLNPHCHHYNPFVSVESTNLGYHRFRGESDSLIVPHLEPVISPVNGLHMLMLNGSFPTFSPSGDLIAFNHDFDNNSGLKMIKSDGSKRWTLFENRTTFYNSWSPVDNNVIFTSIGPIFESERANVQIARIAFDPSNLTENVSTIPVDIKILTREETGNNAFPSCSPDGKSIVFRSGRSGQKNLYIVDAVIGEFDGGIRQITDGPWIDTMPSWSPDGKLIAFSSNRHNVDSAEGAFGLYVMRPDGSGVSRIPVSVLDQERERLNHVCFSGDSEWLLFTSNLAGVTVEPVSLPNHFQPYGDLYLVRLDGSGLRRLTWNGYENGTPAWHPKDLSPKVDDEYDLGFSGLSLRGGADGDKLKGQFEEPLWIRC; the protein is encoded by the coding sequence ATGGCACGTATTTCTTATCCTTCCATATTTTTTCTTGACCAAACATCAATGGAACCCACCGGAACCATCGTCTTCACTTCTGTAGACAGACCGTATTACGGCTTCGACATTTTCTCCGTCCATCTCCCCTCCCTTACCGAGGATCGCCTCACCGACGGTGTATCCATCAACTTCAACGGTCAGTTCGCCGCTGAATCCGTGGCCGGGCTTGTGTACATCTCCGAACGAACTGGGTCGGCCCGAATTTACCTCAAGCGTGCCGGAGACTCCGTCCCGGAGCAGCTCCATTCTCCGCCGGAAAGTCTCTTTCACGACCGCCCAGCCATAAGAAACGGCCGTCTTTACTTCATCTCTACACACGAACCTCCCGACAAGCCGTTTCGTAGCTGGTCGGCTCTTTACTCCACGGAGCTCGGTGTGAAATCACCGCCCCCGCCCCTTGTTCAGCGGTTGACACCCTACGGATGCGTCGATTACAGCCCTTCAATCTCTCGTTCCGGGAAGCTTATTGCGGTGGCTTCCTACGGATCTCGCCGTTGGGGTGGCGAATTCCATCATCTCCGAACCGATATTGTCGTTTTCCCTGAAACTCAGCCATCGAAGCGTGTGGTTTTGTGCCAGAACGGTGGCTGGCCGACGTGGGGCGGCGACTCTGTTGTGTATTTCCACCGCAAAGTTGATGATGGGTGGTGGAGCATTTTCAGAGTCGATTTTCCCCAAAACTTTGAGGAGTCCACCACGATTCTTGCCCCCGTCAGGATCACGCCACCCGGAGTCCACTGCTTCACGCCGGCAGCTATGCACACCGATCTTGGCAGGATTGCGGTTGCCACCAGGAGAAAGGGCAACAACTATCGCCATATCGAAATTTTCGAGCTCGAATCCCAAAAGTTCTATCCTGTGACCGAGTTGCTGAACCCACATTGCCACCATTACAATCCTTTTGTTTCGGTAGAATCTACGAATCTCGGGTACCATCGGTTCCGAGGGGAATCGGATTCATTGATAGTTCCGCACCTCGAGCCGGTTATTTCTCCAGTTAATGGACTGCACATGCTCATGCTCAATGGTTCTTTCCCTACGTTTTCTCCCTCAGGAGACCTGATTGCGTTTAACCATGATTTTGACAATAATTCCGGCCTCAAAATGATCAAATCCGATGGTTCAAAGAGATGGACATTGTTTGAGAATCGAACTACGTTTTACAATTCTTGGAGTCCTGTTGATAACAATGTCATATTCACATCCATTGGTCCTATCTTTGAATCAGAGAGAGCTAATGTGCAAATAGCTCGAATCGCATTTGATCCATCGAATCTAACCGAAAATGTTTCCACCATTCCGGTGGATATCAAGATTCTCACCCGAGAAGAAACAGGGAACAATGCCTTCCCTTCGTGCTCACCTGATGGGAAATCCATTGTGTTTCGTTCTGGACGATCGGGGCAGAAGAATCTTTACATAGTCGATGCTGTTATTGGAGAGTTTGATGGTGGAATCCGGCAGATAACCGACGGGCCATGGATCGATACAATGCCAAGCTGGTCACCTGATGGGAAGTTAATCGCCTTTTCTTCGAACAGACACAATGTAGATTCAGCTGAGGGTGCATTTGGCCTGTATGTGATGAGACCAGATGGCAGTGGTGTGAGTAGAATCCCAGTCTCTGTATTAGACCAAGAAAGGGAGAGGCTTAATCATGTATGCTTCAGCGGGGACTCGGAGTGGCTTCTATTCACATCAAATTTGGCTGGCGTTACGGTCGAGCCAGTGTCGCTTCCGAACCATTTCCAACCATATGGTGACTTGTACTTGGTGAGGTTGGACGGAAGTGGATTGCGAAGGCTGACATGGAACGGATATGAGAACGGGACGCCCGCTTGGCACCCGAAAGATTTGTCACCGAAGGTAGACGACGAGTATGATCTCGGTTTTTCGGGGTTGTCTTTGAGAGGGGGAGCCGATGGGGATAAGTTGAAAGGGCAGTTTGAAGAACCCTTGTGGATCAGATGTTGA